A genomic window from Nosocomiicoccus massiliensis includes:
- a CDS encoding replication-associated recombination protein A produces MSNEPLSFRMRPKTIDEVLGQEHLVGEKGIIRRMVNAKRLQSMIFYGPPGIGKTSIANALAGSTKYKFRTLNAVSSSKKDMEQIVFEADMSGSVILMLDEIHRLDKGKQDFLLPHLESGKIVLIGATTSNPYHVINPAIRSRTQIFELHPLTDEDVKTGLTRALNDKERGLGNLNVTVDDDALEHFIHAANGDIRSALNGLELAVLSDTNKEIHVTLEDARDTMQHSQFLHDKDGDQHYDVMSAFQKSIRGSDVDAALHYLGRLIEAGDLVTIARRLLVISYEDIGLSNPQLPSRTLDAIIAAERLGFPEARIPLAQAVIDLALSPKSNTAIKSIDSALSDIRKGHIGVIPDHLKDGHYKGAKELGRAIGYKYPHNYDNHVVKQQYLPDSLKSKQYFKDTGSSKYESYLNETYEKLKPFVK; encoded by the coding sequence TATCAGACGAATGGTAAATGCTAAAAGACTACAATCGATGATTTTTTACGGTCCCCCAGGTATAGGTAAAACGAGTATTGCGAACGCATTAGCTGGCAGTACTAAATATAAATTTAGAACGTTAAACGCGGTGTCTAGCTCTAAAAAGGATATGGAACAAATTGTTTTTGAAGCAGACATGAGCGGTAGCGTAATTTTAATGCTCGATGAGATCCACCGACTCGATAAAGGAAAACAAGACTTTTTACTCCCTCATCTAGAAAGCGGAAAAATCGTTTTAATCGGTGCGACGACGTCAAATCCGTACCACGTCATTAATCCTGCAATTCGCTCTAGAACACAAATTTTTGAACTACATCCATTAACAGATGAGGATGTTAAAACTGGACTCACGCGCGCTTTAAATGATAAGGAGCGTGGCCTTGGTAATTTAAATGTAACCGTAGATGATGATGCTTTAGAGCACTTTATCCATGCAGCAAATGGTGATATTAGAAGTGCATTAAACGGCCTAGAACTTGCAGTATTAAGTGATACAAATAAAGAGATTCACGTTACACTTGAAGACGCGAGAGATACGATGCAACATAGTCAATTCTTGCACGATAAAGACGGCGATCAACACTACGACGTAATGAGTGCTTTTCAAAAATCAATACGCGGTAGTGATGTCGATGCGGCACTTCATTATTTAGGACGATTAATAGAAGCAGGAGACCTCGTTACAATTGCAAGACGATTACTCGTCATTAGTTATGAAGATATCGGGCTAAGTAACCCGCAACTACCAAGCCGCACACTAGACGCGATCATCGCAGCAGAACGACTTGGATTCCCGGAAGCGAGAATACCTCTCGCACAAGCAGTTATAGATTTAGCACTCTCTCCAAAATCAAATACAGCAATCAAAAGTATCGACAGTGCTTTATCAGATATACGAAAAGGACATATCGGCGTCATACCAGACCATTTAAAAGACGGTCATTATAAAGGTGCAAAAGAACTCGGTCGTGCAATCGGATATAAATATCCGCATAACTACGATAACCACGTCGTAAAACAGCAATATTTACCAGATAGTTTAAAATCAAAACAATACTTTAAAGATACGGGATCATCCAAATATGAAAGTTATTTAAATGAGACGTACGAGAAATTAAAACCGTTCGTAAAATAA
- a CDS encoding cytochrome c oxidase subunit 2A, whose amino-acid sequence MADKKVVHQNDDKDIVKNENVTEDVHNLDLRGTFFFTMALGALMLVSWLGVFWLFMERM is encoded by the coding sequence ATGGCTGATAAAAAAGTCGTACATCAAAATGATGACAAAGATATTGTAAAAAACGAAAATGTCACTGAAGATGTACATAATTTAGATTTACGAGGCACGTTTTTCTTTACGATGGCACTCGGCGCACTAATGTTAGTTTCTTGGCTAGGTGTATTCTGGTTATTTATGGAAAGAATGTAA
- a CDS encoding Crp/Fnr family transcriptional regulator, whose translation MITISNSQLFKPELILKYIKQNGNELKLKKNEFIYHSGDPTEHIYVIETGEVFVLRMQDDGSENAIRYLKEDCLFGALTLFCGPKRHSTFAKSKTEVRLYRIERSIFEQKILSDNSYTIEWMRWLEIERQRHSSKLRDLLSYGKLGALASVLVRLSNSFGVETKSGIVIDTKLTNQELAMLASTSREVVNRYLKELTKEGIIDVNRKIITIKDIKRLRKIINCENCDVNLCQIH comes from the coding sequence GTGATTACTATCTCGAATTCTCAATTATTTAAACCTGAACTTATCCTTAAATACATAAAGCAAAATGGTAATGAATTAAAATTAAAGAAAAACGAATTTATTTATCACTCTGGAGATCCAACAGAACATATATATGTAATTGAAACTGGGGAAGTATTTGTTTTAAGAATGCAAGATGATGGATCAGAAAATGCAATCCGTTACTTAAAAGAAGATTGTTTGTTTGGAGCGCTCACTTTATTTTGTGGACCAAAGCGTCATTCTACGTTTGCTAAATCGAAAACTGAAGTACGTCTATATCGTATTGAACGCTCGATTTTTGAACAAAAAATACTTTCAGATAATTCATATACAATAGAATGGATGCGTTGGCTTGAAATTGAAAGACAAAGACACTCTTCTAAACTAAGAGATTTACTTTCATATGGAAAACTCGGTGCACTTGCTAGCGTCCTTGTTCGATTATCTAACTCGTTTGGTGTAGAGACGAAGAGTGGTATTGTGATTGACACGAAGCTAACAAACCAAGAACTCGCGATGCTCGCTAGTACCTCCCGAGAAGTCGTGAATCGATATTTAAAAGAATTAACAAAAGAGGGTATCATTGACGTAAATCGTAAGATTATTACGATTAAAGATATTAAGCGATTAAGAAAAATTATTAACTGTGAAAACTGCGATGTTAACTTATGTCAGATTCATTAA
- a CDS encoding cytochrome B5, with protein MHKYEKIWLSFGTGSLILFLVILGISAVHQGHSPAASGIETINPDHVRDDARFKEPGLYESQEEGFDYDLYMVASMFRYEPAEVEIPKGSRVRVMVTTPDVIHGLEVAKTNINMMVEPGLISKYHATFNKEGEFLVVCNEYCGTGHTDMTSIIKVVGSEE; from the coding sequence ATGCATAAGTACGAAAAGATATGGTTAAGCTTTGGAACTGGTTCATTAATCTTATTCCTTGTTATTTTAGGAATTTCAGCAGTTCACCAAGGTCACTCACCTGCAGCATCAGGTATTGAAACAATTAACCCTGATCACGTGAGAGACGATGCAAGATTTAAAGAACCAGGTTTATATGAGTCACAAGAAGAAGGATTCGATTATGACTTATACATGGTCGCAAGCATGTTTAGATATGAACCTGCTGAAGTCGAAATCCCGAAAGGTTCTAGAGTTCGTGTAATGGTAACAACTCCAGACGTGATTCACGGTTTAGAAGTAGCAAAGACAAATATTAACATGATGGTAGAGCCGGGGTTAATCTCTAAATATCATGCAACTTTCAATAAAGAAGGCGAATTTTTAGTTGTATGTAACGAATATTGTGGGACTGGCCATACGGACATGACATCAATCATTAAAGTTGTCGGGAGTGAAGAATAA